AGAAAAAGGAGAAATAATACAGTACGAATTACCAAACTTTACCAGAAACCTAATTGTTGATGCCAAACAGCTTACACCAAAAGGAAGCGCAAAAGCTTTAGAAGTTAAAGATTTTGAATTCAGTAAAAATGAAAAATTAGTTTTGATTTATACCAATTCAAAAAAGGTGTGGAGGCTGGAAACGCGTGGCGATTACTGGCTTTTTAATAAAGAAACAAATGAATTGCGACAGATTGGAAAAAACAGGCCAGAATCTTCTTTGATGTTTGCCAAACTAGCTCCGGACAACAATTCAATTGCTTATGTAAGCAAGCATAATTTATATGTTGAAGACCTTAATTCCGGAAAAGAAACAGCTTTAACAACTGATGGAACAGATCGTTTAATTAATGGAACTTTTGACTGGGCTTATGAAGAAGAGTTCAATTGCAGAGACGGCTTCCGTTGGAGTCCAGACGGAAAAAGTATTGCTTTTTGGCAGATTGATGCTACCAAAATCAAAAACTTCTTAATGATTAATAACACCGATTCGATATATTCTTATACGGTTCCGGTTGAATATCCAAAAGTTGGACAAGATCCTTCGGCATGCAAAATTGGAGTTGTCAATATTGCTTCACAACAAACAACATGGATGAAAGTTCCAGGGGATTCAAAACAACATTATATTCCGTTAATGCAATGGATTCCTGATGGTTCTTCGATATTAGTTGAACAACTAAATCGCAAACAAAATGAAGCCAAACTCTTTTTATGTGACCCTAAAAGTGGCGATGCAAGTCCAATTTATTCTGAAAAGAATACTTCGTGGATCGATATATTACCAACTGAAAATGAAGGCTTGAAATGGATTAACAACGGAAAAGAATTTCTTTGGTTAACGGAAAAAGATGGCTGGAAGCATTTATATAAAATCACCAAAAACGGAAAAACAGAAACATTGATTACCAATGGAAAATATGATGTGATCGATATTAAAGCCGTAGACGAAAAAAATGGTTTTGTTTACTTTTTAGCTTCGCCAGACAATGCAACACAGCAATATTTATATAAAACAGCATTAAACGGAAAAGGCAAACTAATAAAAGTATCTCCTGCTAACGAAATCGGTACGCACACTTATCGTTTATCTCCTGATGCAAAATATGCTGAACATCGTTTTTCGAATCATAAAAACCAAAAGATCTCAGAATGGGTTAATCTTTCTACTCAAAAGACCATCAAAGAAACCGATCGTAATATGACTGCCAGCGGTAATGTAGAAATGATTCAGATTACAACAGCAGACAATATTACCCTTGACGGCTGGATGATCAAACCAACTCCGTTTGATCCTGCTAAAAAATATCCTGTTTTATTTTATGTTTATACAGAACCTGCTGGTGCAACTGTAAAAGATGCTGCGGGTTATGCCAGTACTTTTTTATACGATGGAGATATTGCTGCCGATGGATATATTCAAATTAGCTTAGATGGTAGAGGAACTCCAGTTCCAAAAGGTGCTGAATGGCGCAAATCGATTTACCAAAACATAGGGATTCTGAACACCCGAGATCAGGCAATGGCTGCTAAAGAAATACTAAAATGGCCTTTTGTAGACAAAGACCGAATCGCAGTCTGGGGATGGAGCGGTGGCGGTTCCACTACACTGAATCTTTTATTTCAATATCCTGAAATTTATAAAACAGGAATCGCTATTGCCGCTGTACCCAACCAATTGTTGTATGATAATATTTATCAGGAACGTTATATGGGATTGCCTCAGGAAAATAAAGAACCTTTTATAAAAGGCTCTCCTATTACTTATGCCAATAAACTTGAAGGAAATCTATTGCTTATTCACGGCACTGGCGATGATAATGTGCATTATCAGGGAGCAGAAATGCTGGTAAA
This portion of the Flavobacterium panacagri genome encodes:
- a CDS encoding S9 family peptidase → MKKTISLFFCFILSLFFLTANAQKPKWANNNSSYYTTEKGEIIQYELPNFTRNLIVDAKQLTPKGSAKALEVKDFEFSKNEKLVLIYTNSKKVWRLETRGDYWLFNKETNELRQIGKNRPESSLMFAKLAPDNNSIAYVSKHNLYVEDLNSGKETALTTDGTDRLINGTFDWAYEEEFNCRDGFRWSPDGKSIAFWQIDATKIKNFLMINNTDSIYSYTVPVEYPKVGQDPSACKIGVVNIASQQTTWMKVPGDSKQHYIPLMQWIPDGSSILVEQLNRKQNEAKLFLCDPKSGDASPIYSEKNTSWIDILPTENEGLKWINNGKEFLWLTEKDGWKHLYKITKNGKTETLITNGKYDVIDIKAVDEKNGFVYFLASPDNATQQYLYKTALNGKGKLIKVSPANEIGTHTYRLSPDAKYAEHRFSNHKNQKISEWVNLSTQKTIKETDRNMTASGNVEMIQITTADNITLDGWMIKPTPFDPAKKYPVLFYVYTEPAGATVKDAAGYASTFLYDGDIAADGYIQISLDGRGTPVPKGAEWRKSIYQNIGILNTRDQAMAAKEILKWPFVDKDRIAVWGWSGGGSTTLNLLFQYPEIYKTGIAIAAVPNQLLYDNIYQERYMGLPQENKEPFIKGSPITYANKLEGNLLLIHGTGDDNVHYQGAEMLVNELVKNGKQFQMMSYPNRTHSINEGEGTTEHLSKLFTQYLKEHCPGGGR